From Deferrisoma camini S3R1, the proteins below share one genomic window:
- a CDS encoding cation:proton antiporter, whose translation MRELVGIAVFLALGLAVSQRWLGRVRAGRFGRFFYLTGAEFLVLGLLLSPRITGVLDRATLQGLEPFVGLGLGYLGFVFGLQFEAADLRRLPGRMFAASAALNGVVLATLFGSLGWVLARGGDASVPLALALAASGLGTSTAFLFLVDRHTSLGRNPTFRFLRFCSAFDDLWGVVLFGAALCWFVPGGWIRLAQTLGFALASSVILLGAMGVARTREAELPVLAGTVLFTGGLSAYAGLSPVLVNAVAGCIVANAHPGARAAHDRLLRVEKPIYFLMLLVAGAWWGLLGGGAWLVTAVYVAARFAGKIAGGAAAGWVLNPRGGVRSLGWGVLAQSEMSVALMVNLMLLFPSHGVSDGAAAVLTGVIVNDLVSSAYYGWAYRKA comes from the coding sequence TTGCGGGAACTGGTGGGCATCGCCGTGTTCCTGGCCCTGGGGCTGGCGGTCTCACAGCGCTGGCTCGGCCGGGTGCGGGCCGGGCGGTTCGGGCGGTTCTTCTACCTGACCGGAGCGGAGTTCCTGGTGTTGGGCCTGCTGTTGAGCCCCCGCATCACCGGCGTGCTCGACCGGGCCACGCTGCAGGGGCTCGAGCCGTTCGTGGGCCTGGGCCTGGGGTACCTGGGGTTCGTGTTCGGTCTGCAGTTCGAGGCGGCCGACCTGCGCCGGCTGCCGGGCCGCATGTTCGCGGCCAGCGCGGCCCTCAACGGGGTGGTGCTCGCCACGCTGTTCGGCTCGTTGGGGTGGGTGCTGGCCCGCGGGGGTGACGCGTCGGTTCCCCTGGCCCTGGCCCTGGCCGCCTCGGGCCTGGGAACCTCCACCGCGTTCCTGTTCCTGGTGGACCGCCATACCTCCCTGGGCCGGAACCCCACGTTTCGGTTCCTGCGGTTCTGCTCGGCCTTCGACGACCTGTGGGGGGTGGTGCTGTTCGGGGCGGCCCTGTGCTGGTTCGTGCCCGGCGGGTGGATCCGGCTGGCCCAGACCCTGGGGTTCGCCCTGGCGTCCTCCGTGATCCTGCTGGGGGCCATGGGGGTGGCCCGCACCCGGGAGGCCGAGCTTCCGGTGCTGGCTGGCACGGTGTTGTTCACCGGCGGGCTGTCGGCCTACGCCGGGCTGTCGCCGGTGCTGGTCAATGCGGTGGCGGGGTGCATCGTGGCCAACGCGCATCCTGGGGCCCGGGCGGCCCACGACCGCCTGCTGCGGGTCGAGAAGCCGATCTACTTTCTAATGCTCCTGGTGGCCGGGGCCTGGTGGGGGCTGCTGGGCGGGGGGGCGTGGCTGGTCACCGCCGTGTACGTGGCGGCCCGGTTCGCGGGCAAAATCGCAGGAGGCGCCGCCGCCGGCTGGGTGCTGAACCCCCGCGGAGGGGTGCGGTCCCTGGGCTGGGGCGTGCTCGCCCAGAGCGAGATGAGCGTGGCCCTGATGGTCAACCTGATGCTGCTGTTCCCCTCCCATGGGGTCAGCGATGGCGCCGCGGCCGTGCTCACCGGGGTGATCGTCAACGACCTGGTGAGCTCGGCCTACTACGGCTGGGCGTACCGGAAGGCGTGA